The proteins below come from a single Miscanthus floridulus cultivar M001 chromosome 1, ASM1932011v1, whole genome shotgun sequence genomic window:
- the LOC136503426 gene encoding AP2-like ethylene-responsive transcription factor CRL5 has translation MASGSNWLGFSLTPQTAMEVPSASEPARAHHAPPPSSTMISSYSTTNATTSNFLFSPMAAPYPGYYCVGGAYGDGTSTAGVYYSHLPAMPIKSDGTLCNMEGMMPSSPPKLEDFLGGGNVGGQEAATYYSHQQGQEEGASRDYRQYQHHQLVPYNFQPLTEAEMLQEDAAPTEEAIAAAKNFLLTSYGACYSNGEMHPLSLSMTSPGSQSSSCVSAAPQQQQQHQMPAVATAAAALGRSNGDGEQCVGRKRGTGKGGHKQQPVHRKSIDTFGQRTSRYRGVTRHRWTGRYEAHLWDNSCRKDGQTRKGRQVYLGGYDTEDKAARAYDLAALKYWGPATSINFPVENYRDELEEMKGMTRQEYVAHLRRRSSGFSRGASIYRGVTRHHQQGRWQSRIGRVAGNKDLYLGTFTTQEAAAEAYDIAAIKFRGLNAVTNFNITRYDVDKIMESSTLLPVEEARKVKAIEAANNAPMMHNGGRELNPAEETGAGWRMVLHGSLQEAVHCPEAVDLQRGIMSESHPSLHGVVGLDIECAVHDHHLDVPGKTTGSINFSNSSSQVTSLGNSREGSPERLGLAMLYGKQPSAVATMSPWTPMAAQTVAQVLKQPNAVSHLPVFAAWADA, from the exons ATGGCTAGTGGCAGCAACTGGCTAGGCTTCTCCCTCACCCCGCAAACGGCCATGGAGGTGCCCTCCGCTTCTGAACCCGCTCGTGCCCACCACGCTCCACCTCCTTCCAGTACTATGATCTCCTCTTACAGTACTACCAACGCCACGACTTCCAACTTCCTCTTCTCACCGATGGCCGCTCCCTATCCTGGTTACTACTGTGTGGGCGGCGCGTATGGCGATGGCACCAGTACTGCCGGCGTCTACTACTCCCATTTGCCTGCCATGCCCATCAAGTCCGACGGCACCCTCTGCAACATGGAAG GCATGATGCCGTCGTCCCCACCGAAGCTAGAGGACTTCTTGGGTGGTGGCAATGTCGGTGGGCAAGAGGCGGCCACCTACTACAGCCACCAGCAGGGCCAGGAAGAGGGGGCGAGCAGGGATTACCGCCAGTACCAGCACCACCAGCTCGTCCCCTACAACTTTCAGCCTCTGACGGAAGCAGAGATGCTCCAAGAAGACGCGGCGCCAACGGAGGAGGCGATAGCGGCGGCCAAGAACTTCCTCCTAACGAGCTACGGCGCTTGCTACAGCAACGGGGAGATGCACCCTCTGAGCCTGTCGATGACGAGCCCCGGGTCCCAGTCGAGCAGCTGCGTCAGTGCGgctccgcagcagcagcagcagcaccagatgCCCGCTGTAGCCACTGCTGCCGCTGCCCTGGGCCGCAGTAATGGCGATGGTGAGCAGTGCGTCGGGAGGAAGAGAGGCACCGGCAAGGGAGGCCACAAGCAGCAGCCGGTGCACCGCAAGTCCATCGACACGTTTGGGCAGAGAACCTCCCGTTATAGGGGAGTCACCAG GCACAGGTGGACTGGGAGATATGAAGCCCACCTCTGGGACAACAGCTGCAGAAAGGATGGGCAGACTAGGAAAGGCAGACAAG TATATCTAG GTGGCTACGACACTGAAGACAAGGCCGCGAGGGCTTATGATCTGGCTGCTCTGAAATATTGGGGTCCAGCTACTAGCATCAATTTCCCC GTAGAAAACTATCGAGATGAACTTGAGGAGATGAAAGGCATGACAAGACAAGAATATGTTGCGCATTTGAGAAG GAGAAGCAGTGGATTTTCTCGAGGCGCTTCCATCTACCGAGGAGTGACAAG GCATCACCAGCAAGGAAGATGGCAGTCTCGGATTGGACGGGTTGCTGGAAACAAGGATCTATACCTCGGCACTTTCA CCACTCAAGAAGCAGCAGCTGAGGCGTACGACATAGCTGCCATCAAGTTCCGTGGCTTGAACGCGGTGACAAACTTTAACATAACAAGATACGACGTCGACAAGATCATGGAGAGCAGCACACTGCTGCCCGTGGAGGAAGCACGCAAGGTCAAGGCGATCGAGGCAGCGAACAATGCTCCTATGATGCACAACGGTGGCAGGGAGCTCAACCCAGCTGAGGAGACAGGCGCTGGCTGGAGGATGGTGCTCCATGGTTCTCTCCAGGAAGCTGTGCATTGCCCAGAAGCAGTTGATCTCCAGAGGGGCATCATGAGCGAGTCTCATCCCTCCCTGCATGGCGTCGTTGGACTTGACATCGAGTGTGCAGTGCATGATCATCACCTCGACGTTCCTGGCAAGACGACTGGGAGCATCAACTTCTCCAACTCGTCCTCGCAGGTGACAAGCCTGGGAAACTCCAGGGAGGGGAGCCCCGAGAGGCTGGGCCTGGCCATGCTGTACGGTAAGCAGCCGAGCGCCGTGGCCACCATGAGCCCCTGGACGCCGATGGCGGCACAAACAGTGGCCCAGGTGCTGAAGCAGCCGAACGCCGTCTCTCATCTGCCTGTCTTTGCCGCTTGGGCGGATGCCTAG